GGTCGTAGATCAGAACGCGGGTGCTCATGGATTCCTCCTCCTCGCTGCCCATGCCGAAACGATGGGGTACTCGGTAAACTCCCGCCCTTTGTAGCGGGGGTGCGGTTCGTAGTGCTCTCCCCCGGACCAGGCGATCCAGTGGGAGTTCATGGGCCACTGGGGGACGGCCACCGAAAGCAGCGCCGCTGGCTCTTGCGGGTAGTCCTCGGTGGTGATCTCGACGAGCTCGATCCCCCGGGAGGCAAGAAATCCCCTTGCCTCCTCGAGGATGAAGCCCATCCTCCCGTCGGGGTGGGTCGAGCCTTGCACGAACATCGACCCATCGTGGCAGGCGTACTCGATGAAGGACTCCAGGTTCTCATCCCCGGCGATATGGGCCGCGCTCATCGCGAGGCAGCTCCAGTTGTCGGTCTGAGAGTAGGGCTTCACGGGGCCTCCTTGGGGGGTGGGGGGGGGAGAGCAGGCGCCCTCCCCCCTCACGAGTTGCGCGACTACTGGGTGACGAGCAGCACGCCAGCGCGGGACTTGTTGTTCGAGGCCGAACTGTCCCAGTTGGTCGAGGTGCCGATCGCCGCGTCGGCGGGGTTCGCACCGCCGTTGGTCACGTCCCAAGCGAAGCCCGTGATGCCCACGTTGAAGGCGTACTCGCCCTGGATCCGCATGACGAGGTTTTCCTTACCGGTGATGAGCTGGGAGACGATCTCCTGGGCTTCGGACTGCTTCACGTTGACCGCACCAGGCACCAGGCACAGGGTGTTGTAGGTGTCGGTCGCGGAGCCGTTGGCGTCCCACAGGCCGGGGGCGTCGGTCACGACGACCGGCTTGCCGAAGGTCGCCACGGTGCCGGCGTACACGGTCGCGGAGGCCACCTCGTAGAGCTTGTCGGCGATCTGCTGGCCGATCAGGTCGAAGTAGGCCTTGGAGTGCATGACCCAGCACGCCAGGGCGTTCGCGGCGTCCCCGCGCTTCGCCATTGCCTGGTTCATCGCGGTGTGGGTGATGGTGCCCAAGCTGCCGTCGTGCTTGAGGGCGGCGACGCCCTTCAGGGCCGCAACGGCGGCGGTGATCGCAGTATTGACGTAGTCCAGGGCAACCGCCTTGCCGATCTGCTTGCCGAGCTGGAAACTCATGGTGCTCGGGTCCTCGCCCAGCTTCCGCCAGGCGTCGAGGGTCTGAGCAACCGGGCCGATCTTGCGGTTGACCTTCACCGAAACGTGCTCGCCCATCGTCATAGCGATGTCGGTCGCGTCGGTGGTCGCGGTGGTGTCTCGCCGGCTCACGAGCCCCGCGATGGACTTGATGAAGCTCTCCTTCTCGTAGTCTCCCTTGAGACGGGTGGGGGTCAGGATGAGGGAGTTGTTGGAGGCCGCGTTGAAGGCGTTCGCCTCCTGCTCGATGACCTCACTCATGCCGCCGAAGAACTCTTCCTGATAGATCTGGAAGTCGGACGTCTTACCGATAGCCATTGTGATTCTCCCTGGGCTGGAGCCCGTGAAGTGGTTGCGCCGCTACTACGCCGCCGCCCCCGGGGGGAGCTCGAGGTAGGCGCTCACGCCCTTCTCTCGGATGAACGCGGCCTTCGCGGTGTCGTCTTTGAGGTCTGCTTTGGTCCTGATGCTGCCGTTGCCCGCCGGGGCAGAGCCTCCCGACCCAGCGCCTCCCGACCGTCCGGCCTTGAGGAAGTGGGTGTTGGTCTCGAAGAAGGCGTCGACGTACTCCTTCGGCGAGAGGGGTTGCATCTGCCCGTTCAGTGCGGGCGCCCCGTGGTCGTCGACTACGATGACCTCCCCGGTCTCGTTCAGCTTGAAGCGGTCCCGCACCAGGGCGGCGACCTGCTTCGCGTTGACAACGTCGGGCCGGGAAGTCAGAGAGAGGACCGTGTTGTTGATCCGTTCGGAGGTGAAGAGACCGTTCGCGGCCTCGAGCTTGCCCTCGAGATCGGTGATCTTGGCCTTGAACTTCTTCTCGGTCTCCTCGAGGAGCTCTTTGTACTTACCCTCCTTGGCGAGCTGCTCATTGCGCGACTGTTCAGCAAGGGCTTCCTGCTCTCGCGCCTTGCGGATGATCTCGGCGATCTCGTCGGGCTTCAGACCCCCGAGCGAGTCGCGCAGTGCCTCGAACTGCTCGCGCCACTTCTTCGCCTCTTCGCGAGTCTGCTTGAGCACTTCGTTCGCGGGGTTCTGGTCGCCTTCCTTGACCTCATCGGCCTTGGCGGGATCGAACCCTTCCAGCTTGACCTCCGCGCCCTGCTTGCCGTCCGAGTCGACCTCGAAGGTCCTCCCCGTGGCGGCATCGAGCAGGTAGAGCTTCCCGTTGAAGCGGATCTTCTTCATGGTTCCCTCGTCTTCTCACGGTCCCATCCGGCGACCGAGAGTGCTCGCCATCCGGTCGAGCGTTTCGGTGGTCGGGGGGGGGCGCCGTCCGGCCGCGGTCCCCCGAGCGTCGCTTCCCGTAGAGGGCGGTCCACGGGGCTCGGCTCGTATAGTTTCCTGGCTTGCTGGCTTGCTGTCAAGACGGCAAGTTCCACCCTTTGAGGGGTAGGGCACGGGGGAGGATCCAAGCGCCTCCCCAGTGCCCTCCCAGGGCGTCAGACGGGGGGTTTATGCGTGGGAACGAACGAGGGCGATGAACTCACGTCGGGAGATGACTCCCAGGTTCTCGAGGGCCTGTCCACAAGAGCGTACCGCGGCGAGGTTCGCCTCCTTGTAGCGGCGGGCCGGGATCGGGCGAACCGTGCGCCCACAGGAGTCGGCAAACATGGGATGACCGGCGCGCCCATGCTTGGCCTGGGAGAAGCCCAGCTCGGCCAGCGCTCGATGCAGCGCCCGGGTCGGGACGGCGGAAAGCGACGATCTCTTACCCATGAGCGGCCTCCTCCATGATCCGGGCGGCTTCCAAGTAGGCGCCCTTAAGGGACGGGAAGACGGTCTTGCCCTCGGTCGACCAGGGCTCCCCGGGGTCTCGCGTGGCGACGATGTAGCCGGGGCGGAACGGCGCCCCCTCCTCTTCTGCGGTTGCGGCGGGCAGGACGGCGATCTCGGGCATTGGACTCCTCTCCTTGGTGTCGGCTTGGGGCCGGGGTGCCATTATACCCCCTCGGTGGGTGGCGTGAGAGTGGGTTTTGTGTCGTTTTCGCTCATGAGCGGCCCCCGTGTCTCCGGGTCTCTCAGGATACGAACCTCGCGCAGGGCGCGAGCCAGGGTCTCGCCATAGCGGCAGGCGATCCATGCCGCCCGGGCCGGGTTGCGGCGCGGTCCGGCGCAGCGAGCGAGCCAGGCGGCGATCTGCATCCGTTCCCAGGCGGTGAACTTGGCGATGAAGAGCGCGTTGCGGTGGCGCTCCAGCTCCTCGAGATACTTGTGCATGGTTTCCTCCTCCTCAGTTCGGGCAGACGTCGCCCAGCTCGGCGCACAGGGCACAGTTGCGCTTGTTCTCGGGGATCGGGCAGGACTGGCAGACCTCGTCGACGTCTTGACTGAGAAGGACGTCGATCTGGTCGGGGTGGGTGTAGATCTCTCCGGTCATGGTGGGCTCCTCTACAGGACGAACAGGGCGTCGGGAGCGGTATGCTCCCTGGTCGTAACGGTCAAACCTTCGGCCTCGAGCGCCTGGCGAACCGCGGCGGGGGCGTAGGCGCAGTTGGCAAGAACGCCCACCAGGCCGGGGCGGATCTTGAAGATCGTGACGCCTTCGCGAGTGATGCCCTTGCGGGGCTCGATCTTCATGGTCTCGATGCCGTGCTTCTTGAGGCTGGCGACGATCTTCTGCGTGCTGGCTTTCATGGGGCTCTCCTTGGGTTGCCTTGCTGCCTTGTCTCCCTTATACCCTCCCATTGGGTGGTCGTCAATAGGAGAAGATGGGAAAAGTGAAAAAAAGAGGCGACCCGGAGATGAGTCGCCTCGAAGCGTGGCCGGCGGGGAGTTGCCCTAGCGCCCTCCCCTCCCCCCGATCCGGGCGGCGATCCTCTCCAGCTCCTCGGCGCGGCGGGCGGCATTGCGTCCGGCGGTCTCGGTCCCCAGCGCCAGGGTCGCCCGGATCGTCAGGGCAACGTGCCTTACCTCGCGGGCGCAGCCGGCGCAGCGGGGCTCGGTGGTCGGCGTGATCCAGGCGACGCCCTCCCCTTCTCGGAGCAGCTCGACGCGGCGGGAGATGTCGGCGAGCTCCTGCGCGAGAGACGCAAGCCCTACCCTCTCGACGACGCCGGTCAGCTCGTCCAGCTCCCGGGAGATCCGGTCCAGCGCCCCCTTCACTGGACGCCCGCGGCGACGTAGCCCTGCTCGCCCTTCTTGGCCTTGGTGCCGGGAATGCGCTCGCCACAGTAGCAACCGAGCTTCCGGGTGCGCGCCTGCCAGCCAGCCGAGCAGGCTCCCTCGGGGTCGTGCTCTCGGAACTTCGGCCCCCGCTTGCAGTCGAGGCAGGCGACGTATCGACTCTCAGGAACGGGCATGGGTTCCTCCTTCCTCGGGGACGCGCAGCGAGGCGAGCTGCTCCTTGGTGATCTCAATGACCACCGGCTCCCGACTGGGAGCGTAGGCGGCGGCGCGGTGCTCCGCGGCCTCGCGGGCGGCGAAGAGCTGGCGAGTCGCCAGGACGTAGCCGCCCTTCTCCCCGGTCTCGGGGTTGGAGTCCATGCGGGAGGCGATGATGTAGCAGGACTGGCTCATGGTTCTCCTCTCTGTGCGCCGTGGCGCTGTTGGCTGGCCGAGGTCAACGGGGTATCGGAAACGAGGCGGCTCTTGAAGCCGAAGGGGAACGTGAGCCCCTGCTCCTTGAGGACGAAGAGGTGGTACTGGTTGGCGACGTCCACCAGCCGGGACTCTGCGGGGTAGAGCTCGACGGCCTCGAACTCGGGACCCACGATCCGGTTCTTGATCTCCTGTAGATCGCGCCAGTCGTGGATGGGGTGCTTGTCGCGGCGCTTGATGGAAAGGTGCCACATTGCCGGCCACTCGGGCGAGGCCTCGGCGTCGTAGACGGCGACCTGGTAGGTGTCGGAGATCCAGACCCCCTTCGCCTTGGACTTCTCGATGGTGTCCTCGACCTGGGAGGGGTCCAGACGGCCCGCCTTGACGTGTTCGGTCACGATCGACCGGATCTGGTCCTCCCCTACCTCCCCAGGCACAAAGTCGAACCTGCGGGCTCTGCGGGCTTCCTTGTCGGCCTTCCTGCTCATGGGAGCTTCCTCCAAGTGTGGTAGTCGGGCTTGAGCCTGGCGGCGCGTGCCCGGGCCAGGCAGTCGCGGATCGCGATCCCCCGGTCCC
Above is a window of Deltaproteobacteria bacterium DNA encoding:
- a CDS encoding major capsid protein, which codes for MAIGKTSDFQIYQEEFFGGMSEVIEQEANAFNAASNNSLILTPTRLKGDYEKESFIKSIAGLVSRRDTTATTDATDIAMTMGEHVSVKVNRKIGPVAQTLDAWRKLGEDPSTMSFQLGKQIGKAVALDYVNTAITAAVAALKGVAALKHDGSLGTITHTAMNQAMAKRGDAANALACWVMHSKAYFDLIGQQIADKLYEVASATVYAGTVATFGKPVVVTDAPGLWDANGSATDTYNTLCLVPGAVNVKQSEAQEIVSQLITGKENLVMRIQGEYAFNVGITGFAWDVTNGGANPADAAIGTSTNWDSSASNNKSRAGVLLVTQ